A region of Blattabacterium cuenoti STAT DNA encodes the following proteins:
- a CDS encoding inorganic diphosphatase, which translates to MKISFDAIIEIPKGSRNKYEFDKKNNLIRLDRVLYSPMSYPTDYGFIPKTLSMDGDPLDVLVFLTEPTIPGCLITVKPIGIFFMIDEKGEDEKIISVPVSDPNYNVINDINEISLHSKKEIEHFFLVYKDLENKKVKIGNWKNKKEAIAVYKQSCLRYNKNHLTKM; encoded by the coding sequence ATGAAAATCAGTTTTGACGCAATTATTGAAATTCCAAAAGGAAGTAGAAATAAATATGAATTTGATAAAAAAAATAATCTAATACGATTAGATAGGGTATTATATTCTCCTATGAGTTATCCCACAGATTATGGTTTTATTCCAAAAACTCTTTCTATGGATGGAGATCCATTAGATGTATTAGTTTTTTTAACAGAACCTACAATACCAGGTTGTTTAATAACAGTAAAACCTATAGGAATTTTTTTCATGATAGATGAAAAAGGAGAAGATGAGAAAATAATTTCCGTTCCTGTTTCAGATCCTAATTATAATGTTATAAATGATATTAACGAAATTTCTTTACATTCTAAAAAAGAGATAGAACATTTTTTTTTGGTATATAAAGATTTAGAAAATAAAAAAGTAAAAATAGGAAATTGGAAAAATAAAAAAGAAGCAATTGCTGTATATAAACAATCTTGTTTACGGTATAATAAAAACCATTTAACGAAAATGTAA